The following are encoded together in the Montipora foliosa isolate CH-2021 chromosome 12, ASM3666993v2, whole genome shotgun sequence genome:
- the LOC137979957 gene encoding uncharacterized protein, with translation MFPTSLFVLRQLVHLDRDDFVKYVVCPKCSYLYNPNDCTQRIGEKIVAKCCTHKAFKKGKGAKECGARLAKRVVLADGKECFYPFKVYCFNSVINQVESLLKRPNFAQKCEQWRERDCEDGVYSDVYDGKVWKDFMTFNGKDFLNSPRSLAFALNVDWFQPYVRRSDVSVGVIYLVLLNLPREERFKWENVILVGVIPDMETMPKSINPFLEPLVDELQVLWKGIRLHSSFSSIPLLYRGAILLAASDIPAARKLCGFKGHSAERACSKCFKRFPGSVRTGRDFSGFERENWPQRCNVLHRRYADKVKNGGSRTKQEKLATQYGCYFSILLELEYFDAVRFTVIDPMHNLFLGTAKRMFQLWIEKDLLTKDKLKVIEERINKLDVGTGVGRLPHKIASNHGRYKASQWKNWTVIYSIYALQDLLPDGHMNCWHTFVMACRLLAVPALSQSDLKKADMLLLKFCNQFEKLYGKKSVRINMHLHCHLKECVEDYGPVYSFWCFAFERYNGVLGSIATNNRSIEIQLMRKFLSEQFVSNVALPDEFSDTFSAFFQLQRSQINERMPVGSSHLLRMSTCSNLEPIDWSDISFISVPGSYKLMNLDSDDRQLLAKTYQAMYPNRHIEAFMVAEVCRKYSSVTLSGEKIGSRLECRSLRSARVMASWANQEGKVDPSAEIRPGFVKFFVVNTIRFEYDQYKKHVFACIDWYKEDTQKELYRRPVEVWRLKSFTQAGPAAFMPIQRCFCKFAAANEKMNGVEKLIVSPIQRTFC, from the coding sequence ATGTTCCCAACATCACTTTTTGTATTACGACAACTAGTCCATCTTGACCGTGATGACTTTGTAAAGTATGTGGTATGTCCCAAATGTTCCTATCTATATAATCCCAATGACTGCACTCAGAGAATTGGGGAGAAGATTGTGGCAAAGTGCTGCACCCATAAAGCATTCAAGAAAGGGAAAGGTGCAAAGGAATGTGGTGCGAGATTGGCAAAAAGAGTAGTGCTTGCAGATGGCAAGGAATGTTTTTATCCATTCAAGGTTTATTGTTTTAACAGTGTGATAAATCAAGTAGAATCATTGCTTAAAAGACCTAATTTTGCTCAGAAATGTGAACAGTGGCGTGAGAGAGATTGTGAGGATGGTGTTTACAGTGATGTTTATGATGGAAAAGTATGGAAAGACTTTATGACCTTTAATGGGAAAGACTTCTTGAACTCACCAAGAAGTTTGGCTTTTGCGTTAAATGTCGACTGGTTTCAACCGTATGTAAGAAGAAGTGATGTGTCTGTTGGAGTAATTTATCTAGTGCTGTTGAACTTGCCAAGGGAAGAACGCTTTAAATGGGAAAACGTTATTCTTGTTGGAGTTATACCAGATATGGAAACAATGCCAAAGAGTATAAACCCTTTCTTAGAACCTCTGGTAGATGAATTGCAAGTACTTTGGAAAGGTATACGTCTGCATTCAAGTTTCAGCAGTATACCTCTCTTATACAGAGGTGCCATTTTATTGGCAGCATCAGACATCCCAGCTGCTAGGAAACTTTGTGGATTTAAAGGACACTCAGCTGAAAGGGCTTGCTCTAAATGCTTCAAAAGATTCCCTGGATCAGTAAGGACTGGAAGAGATTTCTCTGGATTTGAACGAGAAAATTGGCCACAGCGGTGTAATGTATTGCACAGGAGGTATGCTGACAAGGTGAAAAATGGAGGAAGCAGGACAAAACAAGAGAAATTAGCAACTCAATACGGCTGCTACTTCAGTATACTCCTTGAACTTGAGTATTTTGATGCTGTTCGTTTTACAGTGATAGACCCTATGCATAATCTTTTTCTTGGTACTGCAAAAAGAATGTTTCAACTTTGGATAGAAAAGGACCTCCTTACAAAAGATAAACTCAAAGTTATTGAAGAAAGAATTAACAAACTGGATGTAGGAACTGGTGTAGGAAGACTGCCTCACAAAATTGCTTCAAATCATGGACGGTATAAAGCCTCGCAATGGAAGAATTGGACAGTCATTTATTCCATTTATGCATTGCAGGATTTGCTTCCAGATGGGCACATGAACTGTTGGCATACCTTTGTTATGGCCTGTCGTCTCCTTGCAGTTCCAGCTCTGTCACAGTCTGACCTTAAAAAAGCTGACATGCTTTTATTGAAGTTCTGCAATCAGTTTGAGAAACTTTATGGAAAGAAGAGTGTGCGCATAAACATGCATCTCCATTGCCACTTAAAGGAGTGTGTGGAAGATTACGGCCCTGTGTACAGTTTTTGGTGTTTTGCATTTGAACGCTACAATGGAGTTCTTGGAAGTATTGCCACTAACAATAGATCTATTGAAATTCAGCTAATGAGAAAGTTCCTCTCTGAGCAATTTGTATCAAATGTGGCCTTGCCTGATGAATTCAGTGACACATTTTCTGCCTTCTTCCAGTTGCAAAGATCACAGATAAATGAACGTATGCCTGTGGGGTCATCACATTTGTTGAGGATGTCAACATGCAGTAACCTAGAACCAATTGACTGGTCTGATATTTCATTCATATCTGTTCCTGGTTCCTATAAATTAATGAATCTGGATTCAGATGATCGTCAACTTCTTGCAAAAACTTATCAGGCTATGTACCCCAATAGGCACATCGAAGCCTTCATGGTTGCAGAAGTGTGCAGAAAGTACAGTTCTGTCACTTTGTCAGGAGAGAAGATTGGCTCCAGGCTGGAGTGTCGGAGTTTACGTTCTGCAAGGGTTATGGCTTCATGGGCTAACCAAGAGGGCAAAGTTGATCCATCAGCAGAAATTAGACCTGGCTTTGTCAAGTTTTTTGTGGTGAACACTATCAGATTTGAATATGATCAGTACAAGAAGCATGTGTTTGCGTGCATTGATTGGTACAAAGAGGATACACAAAAGGAGCTTTATCGTCGCCCAGTTGAGGTTTGGAGGCTTAAAAGTTTCACCCAAGCAGGACCTGCAGCCTTTATGCCAATTCAAAGGTGCTTTTGTAAGTTTGCTGCCGCGAATGAGAAGATGAATGGAGTTGAAAAGCTGATTGTAAGCCCCATCCAGCGTACATTCTGCTAA